Within the Dechloromonas denitrificans genome, the region CTTCTGGGTCGAAAGTGAAAACCGCTTCATCCGCCTGCGCGTTTCCAACGCCGGCCTGCGCCTTATCGACAAGAACGGCATCGAAACCGTCCTGGCCGATCTGCGTGCCCGCGGCGAAGTCTGATTAAGGAAGGATAAATAAAATGGCTAAAGGCGGTCGCGAAAAAATCAAGCTGGAATCCACAGCTGGTACCGGACACTTCTATACCACCTCCAAGAACAAGCGCACAACGCCTGGCAAACTGGAGTTCAACAAGTACGATCCGAAGGCCCGTAAGCACGTTGCTTACAAGGAAGTGAAGCTGAAGTAATTCGGCTTTCTCCAGCTTTCGACAAACCCGCCTTTCGGCGGGTTTTGTTTTTTTAGGGCCGGCGAACGATCAACAAACCGGCGTAAACAAGGATGCCGGCAAACACCAGCAACGACCAGTTGGCCATCGACAGGTCGAGGAAAACCCAATCGCGGCTGGAACAAAAGCCGGTAGCCAGAAACATCGACGGCCATTGCATGCCCAGCCAGTCGACAAGACGCTCAATCACATTGGGCTCGGCATAGCCGCACTCGGTGGCCAACTCCGGAAAAGCCTGCATCCACGTCTGGTAGCCGGCCACTCCCGCACCAAGCAAGGCGAGTCCGCCGATCAACGCCGCCCAGCCACGGCGAGCCAGCGGCCACAAGACCCCGAGCAGGGCCAGCCCGCCAATCACGATATAGAGCAGGCGTTGGAAAATACACAGCGGGCACGGCGCCAGACGAAACAGATCCTGCAGCACCATACCTGCAGCGACCAGACCCAGACAGCCCAGTGACAAGGTAGCAAACCAGGCGCGAACGGGGACTTTCAAAGCAAACATAACGATCTATC harbors:
- the rpmB gene encoding 50S ribosomal protein L28, with amino-acid sequence MARVCQVTGKAPMVGNKVSHANNRTKRRFLPNLQYRRFWVESENRFIRLRVSNAGLRLIDKNGIETVLADLRARGEV
- the rpmG gene encoding 50S ribosomal protein L33 — translated: MAKGGREKIKLESTAGTGHFYTTSKNKRTTPGKLEFNKYDPKARKHVAYKEVKLK
- a CDS encoding disulfide bond formation protein B, which codes for MFALKVPVRAWFATLSLGCLGLVAAGMVLQDLFRLAPCPLCIFQRLLYIVIGGLALLGVLWPLARRGWAALIGGLALLGAGVAGYQTWMQAFPELATECGYAEPNVIERLVDWLGMQWPSMFLATGFCSSRDWVFLDLSMANWSLLVFAGILVYAGLLIVRRP